The nucleotide window GACAAAAAGGACCAGGGCCGGACGCGCGGCCGCAAAGAGCTTGGTGTTCATGCCGGACTCCTTCACACCATGCCGCTGGCAGCCAGCAGCAAGTCGATGCATTTGATGCCCACGAAGGGAACGGCCAGCCCCCCGAGGCCATAGACCGCCAGGTTGCGCCGCAGCAGCGCCGCCGCGCCGACAGGCCGGTAGCGCACGCCCTTGAGCGCCAGCGGGATGAGCACGACGATGACCAGGGCATTGAAGATCACCGCGCTCAGGATGGCCGACGACGGGCTGGCCAGCCGCATGACGTTCAGGGCCCCCAGTTGCGGGTACGTGCCCATGAAGATCGCGGGAATGATGGCGAAGTACTTGGCCACGTCGTTGGCGATGGAAAAGGTGGTCAGGGAGCCGCGCGTCATCAGCAAGGCCTTGCCGGTTTCCACCACCTCGAGCAGCTTCGTCGGGTTGGAATCCAGGTCCACCATGTTGCTGGCCTCCTTGGCGGCCTGCGTGCCGCTGCCCATGGCCACCGCCACGTCGGCCTGCGCCAGCGCGGGTGCGTCGTTGGTGCCATCGCCGGTCATCGCCACCAGGCGCCCTTCGGATTGGTACTGCCGGATGAGGCGCAGCTTGTCCTCGGGCGTGGCCTCGGCCAGGAAGTCGTCCACGCCCGCCTCGGCGGCGATGGCTGCGGCCGTGAGCCGGTTGTCGCCAGTGATCATCACGGTGCGTATGCCCATGCGCCGCAGCGCGGCGAAGCGCTCGCGGATACCGGCCTTGACAATGTCCTTCAGCTCGACCACGCCCAGCACGCGTGCGCCGTCGGCCACCGCCAGCGGCGTGCTGCCCCGGCGTGCCACCTCGTCGGCCATGCGCGCCACCTCGCCCGGCATGCTGCCTCCCAGGGCCTCGACATGGCGGCGCAGCGCCTCGACCGCGCCCTTGCGCAGCACGATCCAGCCGCCGCCCTGGCCTTGGGCGGCCGCAGGCACATCCGCGCCGCTCATGCGCGTCTGCGCAGTGAAGGGCACGAACGCCGCGCCATGCACCGGTTCGCTGGAGACCCCTTCGCGCCGCGCCAGCTCGACAATGCTGCGCCCTTCGGGCGTCTCATCGGCCAGCGAAGCCCAGAGCGCGGCCTGCGCCAGCTGCCCCTTGTTGATGCCGGGCGCCGGCAGAAATGCACTGGCTTGCCGGTTGCCGTGGGTGATGGTGCCGGTCTTGTCCAGCAGCAGCACGTCCACGTCGCCTGCGGCCTCCACCGCACGGCCCGAGGTGGCGATGACGTTCGCCTGCATCATGCGGCTCATGCCTGCCACGCCCACGGCGGACAGCAGCCCGCCGATGGTGGTCGGGATCAGGCACACCAGGAGGGCTACAAGTGCCGTCAGGGAAACCACAGTCCCTGCGGCCGATGCCTGCACGCTGAAGATCGAGTACGGCAGCAGCGTCACGGTCACCACCAGGAACACGATCGTCAGCGCCACCAGCAGGATGGTCAAAGCAATCTCGTTGGGTGTCTTGCTGCGCTTGGCCGCTTCCACCATTCCTATCATGCGGTCGAGGAACGATTCGCCCGGGTTGACGCCAATGCGCACCACCAGCCAATCGGACAGCACGCGGGTGCCTCCGGTGACGGCCGAAAAATCGCCCCCGGATTCCCGCACCACCGGCGCGGATTCCCCGGTGATGGCGCTTTCATCGACCGAAGCCACGCCTTCGATCACTTCGCCGTCCAGCGGAATGGCATCGCCAGCCTCGACCAGCACGATGTCGCCCTTGCGCAGCCCGGTGGCCTGCACGGGCAGGAAGCCGCTTGCGCGCTGGGGCGTCTTGAGTTTCTTGGTCCAGGTGTCCTTGCGCAGGCTGCGCAGGGAAGCCGCCTGCGCCTTGCTGCGCCCCTCCGCCAGCGCCTCGGCAAAGTTGGCGAACAGCACGGTGAACCACAGCCAGACCGCCACAGCCAGCACGAAGCCGGCCCCCATGCCCACGTCGCCGGGGGCGCTGAGCGCATGCAGCCACAGCAGCGTGGTGAGAATGCTGCCGACATAGACCACGAACATCACCGGATTGCGCCACTGCGCGCGCGGGCTGAGCTTGGCGAACGCGCCTGCCAGCGCGGGGCGCAGCAACGCGGGGTCCGCGAGCGAGAAAGATTGTTTCATCGAGGTCATGACCGCCTCACTTCCAAAGCATCAGGTGCTCCACGGCCGGCCCCAGGGCCAGCGCCGGCACGTAGTTCAGCAGCCCCACCAACAGCACGGTGCCCACCAGCAACACCACGAACAAGGGGCCGTGGGTGGGCAGGGTGCCCGCCGTCACGGGCAAACGCTGCTTGCCCGCCAGCGCCCCCGCCATGGCCAGCACCGGAACGATGACGGCGAAACGCCCCAGCCACATCGCCACGCCCAGCATGGCGTTGTAGAACGGCGTATTGGCCGACAGCCCGGCAAACGCGCTGCCGTTGTTGTTCGCCGCCGAGGTGAAGGCATAGAGGATTTCCGAAAAGCCATGCGCCCCGGGGTTGGCAATGCCGGCGCGCCCCGGCGCAACGCCCACGGCGACCGCCGTGCCCAGCAGCACCAGCAGGGGCGTGACGAGGATGACGGCCGCCACCAGCTTCATCTCGAACACCTCGATCTTCTTGCCCAGGTACTCGGGCGTGCGGCCGATCATCAAGCCGGCGATGAAGACCGCCAGCACGGCGAACACCAGCATTCCATACAGGCCCGAACCCGCACCGCCGAAGACCACCTCGCCCAGCTGCATCAAGACCAGCGGCACCATGCCTCCCAAGGGGGTGAGCGAGTCGTGCATGGCCACCACGGCGCCGCACGAGGCCGCCGTGGTCACCGCCGTGAACAGGGCCGAGGCCGTGATGCCGAAACGCAGCTCCTTGCCCTCCATGTTGCCCAGGGCCGGGTCCACGCCCAAGGCCGTCAGCAGGGGGTTGCCCGCACGTTCGGCCCAGGTCACGGCCACCACGGCGGCCACGAAGATCAGCACCATGGCCGCCAGGACGGCCCATCCCTGCCGGAGGTCTCCAGCCACCCGCCCGAACGCGAAGCACAGGGCCGTGGAAACCAGGAAGATCGCCAGCATCTGCACCAGGTTGGCGAGGGCCGTGGGGTTTTCATACGGGTGTGCCGAGTTGGCATTGAAGAAGCCGCCACCGTTGGTTCCCAGCAGCTTGATGGCCTCCTGCGACGCCACGGGCCCCATGGCCAGTGTCTGCGTGGCCGTGCGGGCCTCCTGCATCCGTACGCTGCCCGGCGCATCCCGCAGCGGCACGCCATCGGCGCCAGCCATCGGCGCCTGGTAGACCGTCGCCTCCAGGGTCGCCACCTGCCGGTAGCCGTCAAAGTTCTGGATGACGCCTTGCGACACGAAGAAAACGGCGATTACCAAGGCAATCGGCACCAGCACCCACAGCGTGATGCGCGTGAGATCGGCCCAGACATTGCCGATGGCGCCAAAGCGCGCGCCGGGCATGCCCCGGTGTCCGCCGCCCTGTGCCGCAAAGCCACGAACCAGCGCAAAGGCCACGGCAATGCCGGTCGCCGCCGAGAGGAAATTCTGCACCGCCAACCCAAGCATCTGCGTCAGATAGCTCATGGTGCTTTCACCGCCGTACCCCTGCCAGTTGGTGTTGGCCACGAAACTGATGGCCGTGTTGAAGGCCGAGTCCGGCGCCACCGCCGCCATGCCTTCGGGATTGAGCGGCAGCCTGCCCTGCAGGCGCTGCAGGGCATACACGGCCAGGGCGCCCAGCGCGTTGAACGCCAGCAGGGACAGCGCATAGGCACGCCACCCCATCGGCGTTTCCGGGCGCACGCCGGCCAGGCGATACAGCGGCGCCTCCACCCGCTGCATCCAGCGCGGCATGCCGCCAGCGATCAATGCCGCGAGCACACGGCCCAGCGGCCAGGCCAGCAGGCCCAGCAGCGCCAGGAAAAGGGCCAGCAGGCCCCAGGCTGAGGCGTCCATGGTCAGAACTCCTCGGCGCAAACCAGCGCGTACACGAGGTAGGCCATCAGGAGGACCGCGAGCAAGCCCCCCAGGCCATACAAAGCTTCCATAGCCATCACGTCTTCTCCCCGTGCGGCTGGCCCATGCGGTCCAGCCCCACCACCAGTTGCGCCACCGCCAGCCAGAGCAGGCCCAGCGCAGCGATCCATACGATGTCCATACAGCACTCCTGCCGATTGCTTCCAATGGCAGGCAGTCTCCCGAAGGGCATGTCAAAACGGGATAGAAAGGCGCGCAGCCGCTGTAAAAAAAGCATCAACGCCCCAGGGGATGGGGCCTGCCAGGCCGGCCCCGCAGGCGGGTGCGCCGCCTGCCCGGTAAAATTGCGGGTTTCCCCCTTCACGCCCCTTTCGGAGCCGCCCCGATGGCCAACTCTCAAAAAATGGCGAATGCGATCCGCGCACTCGCAATGGATGCCGTTCAACAAGCCAATTCCGGCCACCCCGGCGCCCCGATGGGCATGGCCGACATGGCCGTGGCGCTGTGGGGCCGGCATCTGCAGCACAACCCCGCGAACCCGCACTGGGCCAACCGCGACCGCTTCGTGCTCTCCAACGGCCACGGCTCGATGCTGATCTACGCGCTGCTGCACCTCACCGGCTACGACCTGCCGCTGCAGGAGCTGAAGAACTTCCGCCAGCTGCACAGCAAGACCGCCGGCCACCCCGAAGTGGGCGTGACCCCGGGCGTGGAAACCACCACCGGCCCGCTGGGCCAGGGCATCACCAACGCCGTGGGCATGGCGCTGGCCGAGAAGCTGCTGGCCAGCGAATTCAACCGCAAAGATGGTGATGTCGAGCACGCCATCGTCGACCACCACACCTACACCTTCCTGGGTGACGGCTGCCTGATGGAAGGCATCGGCCAGGAAGCCATCTCGCTGGCCGGCGCCTGGAAGCTGGGCAAGCTGATCGCGCTGTACGACGACAACGGCATCTCCATCGACGGCCAGGTCGCGCCCTGGTTCGCCGACAACACGGCGCTGCGCTTCGTGGCCAGCGGCTGGAACGTCATCGGCCCGATCGACGGCCACGATGCCGAGAAGGTGGCCGCCGCCATCGCCGAGGCCAAAGCGCAGGCCGAGCGCCCCTCGCTCATCATCTGCAAGACCTCCATCGGCAAGGGCAGCCCGAACCGCGCGGGCACGGCCAAGGCGCACGGCGAGCCGCTGGGCGCCGAGGAAATCGCGCTCACGCGCGAAGCCCTGGGCTGGACGCATGGCCCGTTCGAGATTCCCGCCGACGTGTACGCCGGCTGGGACGCCAAGAAGGCCGGTGCCGCGCGCGAGGCCGCTTGGAACAAGCGCTTCGCCGCCTACAAGAAGGCGCACCCGGCGCTGGCCGCCGAATTCACGCGCCGCATGGCGGGCGACCTGCCCGCGCACTTCGCCCAGACCGCCGTGGACACCGTGGTGCAGGCCCATGCCAAGGCCGAGACCGTGGCCAGCCGCAAGGCCAGCCAGCTGGCGCTGGAGGCCTTCACCGCCGCGTTGCCCGAGCTGCTGGGCGGCTCGGCCGACCTGACGGGCTCGAACCTCACCAACACCAAGAGCACGCCCAACCTGCGCTTCGACCTGCAGGGCAACGTGGTGAAAACCGAGGCCGCGAACGGTGAGATGGTCGGCGGCCGCCACATCAACTACGGCGTGCGCGAGTTCGGCATGGCCGCCATCATGAACGGCGTGGCGCTGCACGGCGGCTTCATCCCCTACGGCGGCACCTTCCTCACGTTCAGCGACTACAGCCGCAACGCCATCCGCATGGCGGCGCTGATGAAGCAGCGCGTGGTGCACGTGTTCACGCACGACTCCATCGGCCTGGGCGAGGACGGCCCGACGCACCAGTCGATCGAGCACGCCGCCAGCCTGCGCCTGATCCCCAACCTCGACGTGTGGCGCCCCGCCGACACCGCCGAGACCGCCGTGGCCTGGAGCGTGGCGCTGAGCAACCGCGACAAGCCCACGGCCCTGCTGCTGAGCCGCCAGAACCTGCCCTACGCGCCCAAGAGCGGCAAGGCGCTGGGCGACATCTCGCGCGGCGCCTACGTGCTGTCCGAGCCCAAGGACGTGGGCCTGAAGAACAAGAAGACCCAGGCCGTCATCGTCGCCACCGGCTCCGAGGTGCAGCTCGCGCTGGCCGCGCAGAAGCTGCTGGCCGAGAAGAAGATCGCCGTGCGCGTGGTCTCCATGCCCAGCACCACCGCCTTCGACCGCGAGGACGTGAAGTACAAGAAGGCCGTGCTGCCCACCGACCTGCCGCGCATCGCCGTGGAAATGGGCGTGACCGACTTCTGGTGGAAGTACGGCTGCGCCGCCGTGGTGGGCATCGACACCTACGGCGAGTCGGCCCCGGCGGGCGTGCTGTTCAAGCACTTCGGCTTCACGGCCGAGAACGTGGCCGCCACCGTGCAGGCCGCGCTCAAGCGCAAGAAGCATTGATCGTGTTGTTTTAACTTGGAAGAAAGAGACTGAAATGGCTATCAAGGTTGGCATCAACGGCTTCGGCCGCATCGGCCGCATGGTGTTCCGCGCCGCAGTGCAGAACTTCTCCGACATCGAGATCGTCGGCATCAACGACCTGCTCGAGCCCGACTACCTGGCGTACATGCTCAAGTACGACAGCGTGCACGGCCGCTTCAAGGGCACCGTGTCCGTCGAGGGCAACACGCTGGTGGTCAACGGCAAGAAGATCCGCCTGACGCAGGAGCGCGACCCCGCCAACCTGAAGTGGAACGAGGTCGGTGCCGACGTGGTGATCGAGGCCACCGGCCTGTTCCTGGACAAGGCCAGCGCCGAGAAGCACCTGGCCGCCGGCGCCAAGAAGGTGCTGATGTCGGCCCCATCGAAGGACGACACGCCGATGTTCGTGTTCGGCGTGAACCACGCCAAGTACGCGGGCCAGGCCATCGTCTCCAACGCCTCGTGCACCACCAACTGCCTGGCCCCCGTGGCCAAGGTGCTGAACGACAACTGGGGCATCAAGCGCGGCCTGATGACCACCGTGCACGCCGCCACCGCCACGCAGAAGACCGTGGACGGCCCGAGCAACAAGGACTGGCGCGGTGGCCGCGGCATCCTGGAAAACATCATCCCCAGCTCCACTGGTGCCGCCAAGGCCGTGGGCGTGGTGATTCCCGAGCTGAACAAGAAGCTGACCGGCATGTCCTTCCGCGTGCCCACGTCCGACGTGTCCGTCGTGGACCTGACCGTCGAGCTGGAAAAGGAAGCCGACTACAAGGACATCTGCGCCGCCATGAAGGCCGCCAGCGAAGGCGCCATGAAGGGCGTGCTCGGCTACACCGAGGACAAGGTGGTGGCCACCGACTTCCGCGGCGAGCCCTGCACCTCGGTGTTCGACGCCGAGGCCGGCATCGCGCTGGATAAGACCTTCATCAAGGTCGTGAGCTGGTACGACAACGAGTGGGGCTACTCGAACAAGTGCCTGGAAATGGTGCGCGTGATCGCCAAGTAATCCCTGGGTTTACAGCCGAATCGGCCTCCAGCGCTCGCCAGTCAAGCGCTGGGCGCTATCAAAAAGAAAGCCAGCACCCTCTCGGGTGCTGGCTTTTTGCATAGGGCCGGCGAGAGCGGGGGCGCGTCAGCCCTCCTGCTCCTGCGTGCGGATGGTGTCGCGGCCGTGGCGGTCCTTGGCACGGCCCAGGTCGTGGTCGATGGCGCGCATCAGCTTCTCGATGGCGCCCGTGACGGCGTCGGCCACCTTGTCGGCATCAGCCGTGACGGCCACGGGCTGGCGGCCGGCCGGCCGGGCCTCGATACGGCAACGCTTGTCGTTGGCGCCGGACTTGCCCGCATCGACGTCGGTCAGGAAGACCTCGATGCGCGTCACCAGTTCGCGGTAACGCGCCAGGCGGGTCTGGGCCTCCTGCTGCACCCATTGGGCCAGCGATTCACCGCCATGGATCTTGTCGTCGGTATGGACTTGCACTTGCATCGTGATGACCTCTCCTTGAGCTGCCCCTGGCGGACTGCCGGGGCACGGTGCCATCTTATCGCCCCCACACCGCGCTCCCGGCCAAAACGCCGGGCGCATGGCGCGGGAAAGCCCTGATGTCAGTGATGGTGTCCATGGCCGCCGTGCACGTGGCGGTGGGCGATTTCCTCGGCCGTGGCGGCGCGCACCTCGGTCACCTTGCAGGCGAAGCGCAGCGCCTGGCCCGCGAGGGGGTGGTTGCCGTCCAGGTGCACCTCGGCGCCCTTGATCTTGACGACGTTGAAGGCCTGCGGGCGCCCGTCGGCACCGGGGCCGCGCAGCTGGCCACCCACCTTCACGCCGGGCGGGAACTCGCTCTTGGGAATGGTGCGCACCAGGCTCTCGTCGCGCTCGCCGAAGGCGTCGTCCACGCCCAGGTCCACCGTGGCGGCGAAGCCCGCGGCCTGGCCCTCCAGCGCGGCCTCGACCTTGGGGAAGATGCCCTCGTAGCCACCGTGCAGGTAGGCCAGGTGGCCCTTGTCCAGCGGCTTGCCCTGGGGCGTGGTGAGCTGGTAGCTCAGGGTGACGGCGGTGTCCTTGGTGATGTTCATGCGAAGTCCTCGGCGGGCTGGAACGGGAAAAAACGGTAGCCCGCATTGTCCACGCCCCACGCCCCCGCCGCGCCCAGAAATCACGCCGGCAGTTCGTCGGCCTGCGCTCCAGGATGGCGCGCGAAGCGCCGGGGGGCGCCGCCATGCACCGGGCCGGGCGCGCTCCAGGGCCAGCCGCCGAACTGGGTGCGCCGGTAGTCCTGCAGCGCCTGCATGATCTCGGCCTGCGTGTTCATCACGAACGGGCCGTACTGCGCCACGCTCTCGCCCAGCGGGCGGCCCTGCAGCACCAGGCATTCCACGGCGTCGCCACCGAGGTTGCGCAGTTCCCAGTCCTGCGTGGCGTCCACGTGCAGCGCGGCGTGTTCGCGCACGGCCACGGGGCCGACCTGCAGGCCGCTGCCGGCGAAGAAGTACAGCATGCGCTGCGTGGCGCTGCCGGCGGCGCGTGGCAGCGTCCAGCGCGCGCCGGGCGCGAGCTGCAGCGTCCAAATGGCCACGTCGGCGTCCGGGGCGCTGGCCCACGATTCGGGCGGCGGCGCCAGCGGCGCTCCCGCGCCGGGCAGCGCACCGGCCACCACGCGCACCAGGGTGGCGCGGCCCTCGGCGTCCACGTGCTCCAGGCGCGGGATGCGCTCGTTCCAGAACATGGTGAAGTGCGGCGCCGCCATCTTGCTGCGCGCAGGCAGGTTCAGCCAGACCTGGAACAGCTCCAGCGGGTTGGGCGCGCCGGCGTGCAGCAGCGGGAACATCTCGGCATGCTGGATGCCCCGGCCGGCCGTGAGCCACTGCACGTCGCCGCCGCCGAAGCGCGCGGCCGCGCCCAGCGAGTCGCTGTGGTCGATCAGCCCCCGGCGCACCAGGGTCACGGTCTCGAAGCCGCGGTGCGGGTGCACCGGAAAGCCGGGCACGCGCTCGCCGTGGTACATCGAGAAACCGTCCTGGCGGCTGAAGTCGCTGCCCAGCGCCCGCCCGCCCAGCGCCGCGGCGGGCACGCCCTGCGCGCCGTCGCCGGCGGGATAGGCGTCGTCGTGGTGGGCGCAGAACAGGAACGGATCCATGGTGGGCCACAGCGGGCCCAGCGGCTGGGTGCGGAGGATGGGGGTATCGGTCATGCCGGGAATATGGGCCCGGCCTGCGCGCCTGCCAAGAGGCCATGCGCGCGACAGTGCGGCACGCGCGCAGGACAATCTTTCTTGACTCCTGTTTTGATAGCTGCCAGCGCTTGCCTGTAAAAGAATTGAGGCATTTTTCAATCCAGAATGCTTATGCAGCAAGCGCCAGCAGCTCTCTTTTTTGAAGCTGCGGCGCGCGCCTTACCAGCGGTAGGTGGCCGTCCCTATGACCTTGCGCGGCTCGCCATAGAAGCAGCCGGTGGTGCAACTGCCGACATAGGTCTTGTCGAACAGGTTGGTGATGTTCAGCGCCAGGCGCCACGGGCCCGTGGTGTAGCCGACCATGGCGTCGAACACCGTGAAGGACGGCACGTCGAAGCTGCCGGTGTTGGGCTTGGTCTGGCTCTGGTAGCGCATGCCGGCCCCGGCCTTCAGGCCGGGCATCCCGAAGCGGCCGAAGTCGTAGTCGCCCCAGATGGACAACTGGTGGAAGGGAATGCCGGGGGAGCGCTGGCCCACCTGGGACGGCTGCAGCGGGCTGGCCCGGGTCGTGCGCGCGTCGGTATAGGCATAGGCGGCGATCAGCTGGGCGTTGCGGCCGACGCGCGTGCGCGCCTCCAGTTCGAGGCCCCGGGAGCGCACCTCGCCGATCTGCGCCGAGTAGGCGGGATCGACGGGGTCGTCCACCGCGACGTTCTGGCGCGTGAGCTGGTACACGGAGGCCGATACCAGCGTGTCCGCGCCCTGCGGCTGGTAGCGCACGCCCGCCTCGTACTGCGTGCCGGTCGAGGGGTCGAAGCGCGCCCCCAGGCGGTCCCGGCCCGACGTGGGCTCGAAGGACTGGCTGAAGCTGGCGAAGGGTGCCAGGCCGTTGTCCGCGAGATAGACCAGCCCGGCGCGGCCCGTGAAGGCCGTGCTCTTCTCGTTGTCGATGGACTTCTCGCCCGTGTACAGGTTGCTCTGGTTGTCGCGCACATGGTCGTAGCGGCCGCCGAGCAGCACCACCCACCTGTCCGCGATCTTCATCTGGTCCTGCGCATACAGGCCCAGTTGCCGGGTGTCGGCGTTGTACGACCACCAGTCGTCGCGCACCGGCGCACCCAGGGGGCCGCCGTAGACCGGGTTGTAGTAGTCGATGCTGTCGGCCGTCCGGTCGTAGCGTTCGGACTGGTTCCTGGGGCGGGTGTAGTCGAACCCGGCCAGCACCGTGTGCTGGACGCCGCCATGCGTGCCCCGGTACTGCAGCGAGGTGTCCGCGACCAGCGCCGAGGAACGCTCCCAGCGCAGCGCTCCGCCCCGGTAGGCGGAGGTGCGCTGGTCATCCGCCAGCCCCGAAACCCAGACCAGCGGAAAGTCGCTGTTCGCATGGAAGTAGCGCAGGCTGTTCCTGAACGTGAACTGGTCGTTGAACGCATGCTCGAACAGGTAGCCGATCGAATAGCGCTCCATGTCGAACTTGCTGTACCCGGGCTCGCCGGTGAAGCGGTTGCGCGGGATGGTGCCGTGGACCGTCGGGAAGATGGTGCCCTGCGCGGGCAGCCAGTAGACGTAGTTGGTCTTGTCCTTCTGGTAGTCGGCCAGCAGCGTCAGCGATGTCGCGGCGTTGGGCTGCCACCGCAGCGCCGGGGCGATGAAGGTGCGGTCGTCGCGCACGTGGTCGACGAAGGTGTCGCTGTCGCGCTGGAGGAAGCTCAGCCGGTACGACCACTCGCCGTCCTGGTCCAGGGGGCCGCCGAAGTCGCCCGAGACCTGCTTGCGGCCGAAGCTGCCAAGCTCGAGGCTGAGCTCGTGCAGCGGGGTGGCAGTGGGCCGCTTGCTCACCATGTTGATGATGCCGCCGGGCCCCGCCGCGCCGTAGAGCACCGAGGCAGCGCCCTTGAGCACCTCGATGCGCTCCAGGCCATGGATTTCCTGCTTGCCGTTGAAGGGGTTGACGGTGTATTTCATGCCGTCGCGGTACACGCTGCCCGTGCCGGCCTGCGCCTGGAAGCCGCGCAGGTAGATCGTGTCCTGCACCCGCGACAGGCCCTCGAAGCGGCTGACGCCGGCCACGTAGCCCAGGGCGTCCTGCAGGCTCTGCGACTTGAGGGCGTCGATCTCCTCGGCCCCCACGACGGAGATGGACTGCGGCGTCTCGATCAGCGGCGTGTCGGTCTTGGTGCCCGCCATGCTGCGTTTGGCGACATAGCCGCGCACCGGGCCGTCGCCCACCTCCTGCGCCGCCGGCGCCACCACGGTCACCGGCGCCAGGACGGCCTCGTCCCGGCCCGCGGCGGGCACGGGCTCGATCGACACCAGAGGGCCCTCGAACACGCCGTGCAGCCCGCTGCCCGCCAGCAGGCGCTCCAGTGCCTCGCGCGGGCGCAGGGCGCCGGAGACGGCGGGCGCGGCCTTGCCCGCCACCAGGTGCTGGGGCACGGCCAGCTGCGCGCCGGTCTGGCGCGCCCAGGCGTTCAGCGCATCGCCCAGGGGCTGGGCGGCAATGGCGATCTGGCGCGGCCGGCCATCCTGCCAGGCGCCGGGCGCCGGGGTTTGCGCCCCCAGGCCGGCGCTGCCCAGCGCCAGGGAAACGGCCAGCGCCAGCGGAGCGGGGCGCGGAAGAATGCGGTGCATGTGTTCTCCAGAAACAAGGATTGCGAAGGGTTCTGGGGTGAAGACGCAGCACGCGCGCGTTTGCCGGAGCCGCCGGCGCAAAAATTCTTTCCGCGCCGGCAAAGAATCATGGGAAAAAGTGCCTCCAGCCCTTTCCCATAAAGCGCTGGCAGCTATTAATTCAGAAGCGCACGGCGTTCAGCGCACCGGCCGCACGTGCACCCCCTGCGCGCTGTCCTCCAGCCGGATCGGCAGGGCGCGCGCCAGCAGGCGCCGGGTGGCCTCGGGGTCGCGCGGGTCGAAGGTGCCGCTCAGCCGCAGGCCGGCCACGGCCGGGTCGATGGCGGCGATGCCCAGGCTGGCGTAGCGCTCCATCTCGGCCACGGCCTCGCGCAGCGGCACGTCGCTGAAGCTCAGGGGCATGCTGCGCCACGGCGCCACGCCCGCGGCGGGCACGGCGCCGGGCACCGGGTCGGCGCCGCCGGGCGGCAGCCGCAGCGTCTGGCCCGCGGCCAGCTCGAACGGCTGCGCCGCGCCGCCGCCAGGTTCGCCGCGCGCCACGCGCACGCGGCCTTCCTCCACGGCCACCTCCACACCCTCGCGGCCCGGCACGCCAGGCGTGTAGCGCACCGCGAAGCGCGTGCCCAGCACGGTGACCACGGCCCCGCCCGCCATGACGGAAAAGGGCCGCCGCGCGTCGGCAGCCACCGCGAAGAAGGCCTGCCCCTGCGCCAGGCGCACCTCGCGCCGGCCGCGGAACAGTGCCGCGTGCAGCGTGGTGGCGGTGTCCAGGCGGATGGTGGAGCCGTCGGGCAGCGTGGCCGCGATCTGCTGGCCCTGGCGGGTG belongs to Acidovorax sp. YS12 and includes:
- the kdpB gene encoding potassium-transporting ATPase subunit KdpB, encoding MTSMKQSFSLADPALLRPALAGAFAKLSPRAQWRNPVMFVVYVGSILTTLLWLHALSAPGDVGMGAGFVLAVAVWLWFTVLFANFAEALAEGRSKAQAASLRSLRKDTWTKKLKTPQRASGFLPVQATGLRKGDIVLVEAGDAIPLDGEVIEGVASVDESAITGESAPVVRESGGDFSAVTGGTRVLSDWLVVRIGVNPGESFLDRMIGMVEAAKRSKTPNEIALTILLVALTIVFLVVTVTLLPYSIFSVQASAAGTVVSLTALVALLVCLIPTTIGGLLSAVGVAGMSRMMQANVIATSGRAVEAAGDVDVLLLDKTGTITHGNRQASAFLPAPGINKGQLAQAALWASLADETPEGRSIVELARREGVSSEPVHGAAFVPFTAQTRMSGADVPAAAQGQGGGWIVLRKGAVEALRRHVEALGGSMPGEVARMADEVARRGSTPLAVADGARVLGVVELKDIVKAGIRERFAALRRMGIRTVMITGDNRLTAAAIAAEAGVDDFLAEATPEDKLRLIRQYQSEGRLVAMTGDGTNDAPALAQADVAVAMGSGTQAAKEASNMVDLDSNPTKLLEVVETGKALLMTRGSLTTFSIANDVAKYFAIIPAIFMGTYPQLGALNVMRLASPSSAILSAVIFNALVIVVLIPLALKGVRYRPVGAAALLRRNLAVYGLGGLAVPFVGIKCIDLLLAASGMV
- the tkt gene encoding transketolase → MANSQKMANAIRALAMDAVQQANSGHPGAPMGMADMAVALWGRHLQHNPANPHWANRDRFVLSNGHGSMLIYALLHLTGYDLPLQELKNFRQLHSKTAGHPEVGVTPGVETTTGPLGQGITNAVGMALAEKLLASEFNRKDGDVEHAIVDHHTYTFLGDGCLMEGIGQEAISLAGAWKLGKLIALYDDNGISIDGQVAPWFADNTALRFVASGWNVIGPIDGHDAEKVAAAIAEAKAQAERPSLIICKTSIGKGSPNRAGTAKAHGEPLGAEEIALTREALGWTHGPFEIPADVYAGWDAKKAGAAREAAWNKRFAAYKKAHPALAAEFTRRMAGDLPAHFAQTAVDTVVQAHAKAETVASRKASQLALEAFTAALPELLGGSADLTGSNLTNTKSTPNLRFDLQGNVVKTEAANGEMVGGRHINYGVREFGMAAIMNGVALHGGFIPYGGTFLTFSDYSRNAIRMAALMKQRVVHVFTHDSIGLGEDGPTHQSIEHAASLRLIPNLDVWRPADTAETAVAWSVALSNRDKPTALLLSRQNLPYAPKSGKALGDISRGAYVLSEPKDVGLKNKKTQAVIVATGSEVQLALAAQKLLAEKKIAVRVVSMPSTTAFDREDVKYKKAVLPTDLPRIAVEMGVTDFWWKYGCAAVVGIDTYGESAPAGVLFKHFGFTAENVAATVQAALKRKKH
- a CDS encoding HPF/RaiA family ribosome-associated protein, encoding MQVQVHTDDKIHGGESLAQWVQQEAQTRLARYRELVTRIEVFLTDVDAGKSGANDKRCRIEARPAGRQPVAVTADADKVADAVTGAIEKLMRAIDHDLGRAKDRHGRDTIRTQEQEG
- the gap gene encoding type I glyceraldehyde-3-phosphate dehydrogenase encodes the protein MAIKVGINGFGRIGRMVFRAAVQNFSDIEIVGINDLLEPDYLAYMLKYDSVHGRFKGTVSVEGNTLVVNGKKIRLTQERDPANLKWNEVGADVVIEATGLFLDKASAEKHLAAGAKKVLMSAPSKDDTPMFVFGVNHAKYAGQAIVSNASCTTNCLAPVAKVLNDNWGIKRGLMTTVHAATATQKTVDGPSNKDWRGGRGILENIIPSSTGAAKAVGVVIPELNKKLTGMSFRVPTSDVSVVDLTVELEKEADYKDICAAMKAASEGAMKGVLGYTEDKVVATDFRGEPCTSVFDAEAGIALDKTFIKVVSWYDNEWGYSNKCLEMVRVIAK
- the kdpF gene encoding K(+)-transporting ATPase subunit F gives rise to the protein MEALYGLGGLLAVLLMAYLVYALVCAEEF
- the kdpA gene encoding potassium-transporting ATPase subunit KdpA; amino-acid sequence: MDASAWGLLALFLALLGLLAWPLGRVLAALIAGGMPRWMQRVEAPLYRLAGVRPETPMGWRAYALSLLAFNALGALAVYALQRLQGRLPLNPEGMAAVAPDSAFNTAISFVANTNWQGYGGESTMSYLTQMLGLAVQNFLSAATGIAVAFALVRGFAAQGGGHRGMPGARFGAIGNVWADLTRITLWVLVPIALVIAVFFVSQGVIQNFDGYRQVATLEATVYQAPMAGADGVPLRDAPGSVRMQEARTATQTLAMGPVASQEAIKLLGTNGGGFFNANSAHPYENPTALANLVQMLAIFLVSTALCFAFGRVAGDLRQGWAVLAAMVLIFVAAVVAVTWAERAGNPLLTALGVDPALGNMEGKELRFGITASALFTAVTTAASCGAVVAMHDSLTPLGGMVPLVLMQLGEVVFGGAGSGLYGMLVFAVLAVFIAGLMIGRTPEYLGKKIEVFEMKLVAAVILVTPLLVLLGTAVAVGVAPGRAGIANPGAHGFSEILYAFTSAANNNGSAFAGLSANTPFYNAMLGVAMWLGRFAVIVPVLAMAGALAGKQRLPVTAGTLPTHGPLFVVLLVGTVLLVGLLNYVPALALGPAVEHLMLWK